A stretch of Cucumis sativus cultivar 9930 chromosome 2, Cucumber_9930_V3, whole genome shotgun sequence DNA encodes these proteins:
- the LOC105434658 gene encoding lachrymatory-factor synthase, giving the protein MEQPSPPPPPSKWEGEVFAETTAADPHQIWPLLADGFCSVHKWLPFVDTCHYVEGVPGQPGLIRHCSTTDTTSSIKWAKERLNLIDPIAHTLTYEVLDNNMGFKSYVATMKLLQGSGGGCKFVWSFVADPIEGWPLEEFVKYLDSALHQMMKKMADFLQKSP; this is encoded by the coding sequence ATGGAACAACCatcgccgccgccgccgccgtcGAAGTGGGAAGGAGAAGTCTTCGCCGAGACAACCGCCGCAGATCCCCACCAAATCTGGCCGCTACTGGCCGACGGCTTCTGCAGCGTCCACAAATGGCTCCCCTTCGTCGACACCTGTCACTACGTCGAAGGCGTACCTGGGCAGCCGGGCTTGATCCGCCACTGCTCCACCACCGACACCACGTCGTCGATCAAGTGGGCCAAAGAGAGGCTGAATCTGATTGATCCCATCGCACATACTCTCACCTACGAGGTCCTCGATAATAACATGGGATTCAAATCCTACGTGGCCACCATGAAGCTACTCCAGGGAAGCGGCGGGGGGTGCAAGTTCGTCTGGTCGTTCGTGGCGGATCCGATCGAAGGGTGGCCGCTGGAGGAGTTTGTGAAGTATCTTGACTCTGCTCTCCAccaaatgatgaaaaaaatggcTGACTTTTTGCAGAAAAGTCCCTAA
- the LOC101204732 gene encoding lachrymatory-factor synthase: MEQQSPPPPPSKWEGEVFAETTAADPHQIWPLLTDDFCSLHKWLPFVDTCHYVEGVPGQPGLVRHCAVTVTPSSIKWAKERLNLIDPIAHTLTYEILDNNMGFKSYVATMKLLQGSGGGCKFVWSFVADPIEGWPLEEFVKYLDSGLHQMVNKMADFLKKSPL; the protein is encoded by the coding sequence ATGGAACAACAATCGCCACCGCCGCCTCCGTCGAAGTGGGAAGGAGAAGTCTTCGCCGAGACAACCGCCGCAGATCCCCATCAAATCTGGCCGCTACTGACCGACGACTTCTGCAGCCTCCACAAATGGCTCCCCTTTGTCGACACCTGTCACTACGTCGAAGGCGTACCTGGGCAGCCAGGCTTGGTCCGCCACTGCGCCGTCACCGTCACCCCGTCGTCGATCAAGTGGGCCAAAGAGAGGCTGAATCTGATTGATCCCATCGCACACACTCTCACCTACGAGATCCTCGATAACAACATGGGATTCAAATCCTACGTGGCCACCATGAAGCTACTCCAGGGAAGCGGCGGGGGATGCAAGTTCGTCTGGTCGTTCGTGGCGGATCCGATCGAAGGGTGGCCGCTGGAGGAGTTTGTGAAGTATCTTGACTCTGGTCTCCACCAAATGGTGAATAAAATGGCTGACTTTTTGAAGAAGAGTCCCCTATAA
- the LOC101204487 gene encoding lachrymatory-factor synthase translates to MGGRIYLHTGLHDPSPMAAKWEGRVTETLTVATPDQIWPMIKDFFNFHKWFPTLANCYGLSGTNAEVGSVRFCSGFSIPSSDGSDGVVSWSKERLVGVDEEHRRICYEIVDSNIGFKSYVATMEVGSVSGGGCMIEWRFEVEAVEGLKLEDLVKKYEVGLRSMANRMEAAVVENEITK, encoded by the coding sequence ATGGGGGGAAGGATATATCTTCACACCGGACTCCACGATCCTTCTCCAATGGCAGCAAAATGGGAAGGCCGGGTTACAGAAACCTTAACCGTGGCGACGCCGGACCAGATATGGCCCATGATAAAGgatttcttcaacttccacAAATGGTTTCCAACTCTAGCTAATTGCTACGGACTTTCAGGCACCAACGCCGAGGTGGGCTCCGTCCGGTTCTGCTCCGGGTTCTCGATTCCCTCCTCCGACGGCTCAGATGGCGTTGTTAGCTGGTCCAAAGAACGCCTGGTGGGAGTGGACGAGGAGCACCGCCGCATATGCTACGAGATAGTGGATAGCAACATAGGATTCAAGTCGTACGTGGCGACGATGGAGGTGGGCAGTGTGAGCGGGGGTGGGTGCATGATTGAGTGGAGGTTTGAGGTTGAGGCAGTGGAAGGCTTGAAGCTGGAGGATTTGGTGAAGAAGTATGAAGTGGGATTGAGGTCGATGGCCAACCGAATGGAGGCTGCTGtagtagaaaatgaaatcacaAAGTAA
- the LOC101218249 gene encoding casein kinase 1-like protein HD16, whose product MPDLPRNPLTTRSFQLPLPIAHKTPIKLTLTTRHPSQPAKGSGGKSIEEGKDAIGADGDRDFVNPGIGFETKVLPESKDEVGKEEEVGIVGVGGMDEFDSGGKNGDKGPVAEDEGTTTPLPEKVQVGGSPLYKVERKLGKGGFGQVYVGRRLGPMSLNERSGPGAVEVALKFEHRSSKGCNYGPPYEWQVYNALGGSHGVPRVHYKGRQGDYYVMVMDMLGPSLWDVWNNNAHTMSIEMVACIAIEAISILEKMHSRGYVHGDVKPENFLLGPPGTPEEKKLFLVDLGLATKWRDSSTGQHVEYDQRPDVFRGTVRYASVHAHLGRTASRRDDLESLAYTLVFLLRGRLPWQGYQGENKGFLVSKKKMATSSETLCCFCPQPFRQFVEYVVNLKFDEEPNYARYISLFDGIVGPNPDIRPINTDGAQKLIFQVGHKRGRLSMEDEDDEQPKKKVRMGMPATQWISVYNARRPMKQRYHYNVADMRLSQHIEKGNEDGLFISCVASCSNLWALIMDAGTGFSAQVYELSPYFLHKEWIMEQWEKNYYISAIAGANNGSSLVVMSKGTQYLQQSYKVSDSFPFKWINKKWREGFYVTAMATAGGRWAIVMSRGAGFSDQVVELDFLYPSEGIHRRWDNGYRITSTAATLDQAAFVLSVPRRKPADETQETLRTSAFPSTHVKEKWAKNLYIASICYGRTVS is encoded by the exons ATGCCTGACCTCCCTCGCAATCCACTCACGACTCGGTCATTCCAACTTCCGCTTCCGATTGCCCACAAAACACCCATTAAGTTAACTCTAACAACACGCCACCCATCCCAACCCGCTAAAGGGAGTGGTGGGAAGAGTATTGAGGAGGGGAAAGACGCGATCGGTGCCGATGGTGATAGGGATTTTGTGAACCCTGGAATCGGTTTTGAAACAAAGGTACTACCTGAGAGTAAAGACGAAGTTGGGAAGGAGGAAGAGGTAGGGATAGTTGGTGTTGGAGGTATGGATGAGTTTGATAGCGGTGGAAAGAACGGTGATAAGGGTCCTGTAGCTGAAGATGAAGGCACGACTACTCCTCTTCCTGAGAAG GTTCAGGTTGGTGGTTCTCCATTGtataaagttgaaagaaaactgGGAAAAGGAGGTTTTGGTCAGGTGTATGTGGGTCGACGATTGGGTCCCATGAGTTTGAATGAAAGATCTGGCCCTGGAGCTGTGGAG GTAGCCTTAAAATTTGAGCATAGAAGTAGTAAAGGGTGCAACTATGGACCTCCTTACGAGTGGCAGGTTTACAA TGCATTAGGTGGCAGTCATGGTGTGCCACGAGTTCACTACAAGGGTCGGCAAGGTGACTATTATGTCATG GTTATGGACATGCTTGGACCTAGTCTCTGGGATGTCTGGAATAACAATGCTCACAC GATGTCAATTGAAATGGTAGCATGTATCGCCATTGAGGCAATCTCCATATTAGAGAAGATGCATTCTAGAGG GTACGTGCATGGTGATGTGAAGCCTGAAAATTTTCTACTTGGTCCTCCAGGAACCccagaagagaaaaaattgtttcttgtAGATCTTGGTTTAG CAACCAAGTGGCGAGATAGTTCGACTGGACAACATGTTGAGTATGATCAACGACCAGACGTTTTCCG GGGAACAGTTCGGTATGCTAGTGTGCATGCACATCTTGGCAGAACTGCTAGTCGGAGAGATGACTTGGAATCGCTTGCTTACactcttgtttttcttctccgTGGTCGGCTGCCTTGGCAAGGATATCAG GGAGAAAATAAAGGATTCCTTGtgtcaaagaaaaagatggcTACTTCCTCTGAAACATTGTGCTGTTTTTGCCCTCAGCCTTTTAGACAGTTTGTTGAGTACGTCGTCAACTTGAAATTTGATGAAGAGCCAAACTATGCAAGATATATCTCCCTCTTTGATGGGATTGTCGGTCCAAATCCAGATATCCGTCCAATAAACACAGATGGTGCACAGAAA CTTATATTTCAGGTTGGGCATAAGAGAGGAAGGCTATCCATGgaggatgaagatgatgaacaACCAAAGAAGAAGGTTCGGATGGGGATGCCTGCAACCCAATGGATTAGTGTTTATAATGCCCGTAGACCAATGAAACAAAG ATACCACTATAACGTTGCTGATATGAGGCTCTCTCAGCATATTGAGAAGGGGAATGAAGAtggtttatttattagttGCGTTGCTTCATGTTCAAACCTTTGGGCCCTTATTATGGATGCTGGAACTGGCTTTTCTGCCCAAGTTTATGAACTCTCACCCTACTTTCTTCACAAG GAGTGGATCATGGAACAGTGGGAGAAAAACTATTACATCAGTGCAATAGCAGGGGCTAATAATGGAAGCTCATTGGTAGTGATGTCCAAAG GGACACAGTACCTCCAGCAATCCTATAAAGTCAGTGATTCATTTCCCTTCAAGTGGATAAATAAGAAGTGGAGGGAGGGATTTTACGTTACAGCCATGGCCACTGCTGGTGGTAGATGGGCAATTGTCATGTCACGTGGTGCAGGATTTTCTGACCAG GTTGTGGAACTAGATTTCCTATATCCCAGTGAAGGCATTCATCGCAGGTGGGATAATGGTTACCGCATCACATCAACTGCAGCAACTTTGGACCAGGCTGCTTTTGTTCTGAGTGTGCCAAGGAGAAAGCCTGCTGATGAAACTCAAGAAACACTCCGTACATCTGCCTTTCCTAGTACACATGTGAAG GAGAAATGGGCAAAGAATCTTTATATTGCATCTATTTGCTATGGCCGAACTGTTTCATGA
- the LOC101218010 gene encoding mitogen-activated protein kinase kinase kinase 1 encodes MESVASTSSPHSVPRFKPSQPVADRIVRALHHHLRLLHRSGSNFFVLGATGNVYIVSLSSTPSCTCPDRITPCKHILFIYLQALGLSLDDVCLRRRTLRPCQLNRLLAAPIMLKSLAEIGLRKVFHQQFFQVNDRAASSSSSSSVTVEDMEDGSACPVCLDDMKKKDRVVACSTCRNLVHEDCFTRWKRSKGRRNVSCVVCRARWKDTKDEQQKYLNLSAYIINEHDTIDATLYNSNNNNNNNT; translated from the coding sequence ATGGAGTCTGTTGCCTCTACTTCATCCCCTCATTCCGTTCCTCGGTTCAAGCCCTCCCAACCTGTGGCCGATAGGATCGTTAGAGCCCTCCACCATCATCTCCGTCTCCTTCACCGCTCCGGTTCTAATTTCTTCGTGTTGGGAGCCACAGGCAATGTTTACATTGTGTCTCTATCCTCCACCCCCTCCTGCACTTGCCCCGACCGTATTACCCCATGCAAACACATATTGTTTATCTATCTTCAGGCCCTGGGTTTGTCGCTTGATGACGTATGTCTTCGGCGAAGAACGCTGCGTCCTTGCCAATTGAATCGTTTGCTGGCTGCACCCATTATGTTAAAATCCCTTGCTGAAATTGGGTTACGTAAAGTATTTCATCAACAATTCTTTCAGGTAAATGATAGAGCagcatcttcttcttcttcttcttctgtaaCCGTTGAAGATATGGAAGATGGGAGTGCTTGTCCAGTTTGTTTGGATgatatgaagaagaaggatcGGGTTGTGGCTTGTTCGACGTGTCGGAATCTTGTTCATGAAGATTGCTTCACGAGGTGGAAACGGAGCAAGGGAAGGAGAAATGTTAGTTGCGTAGTTTGTAGGGCACGGTGGAAAGATACGAAAGATGAACAACAAAAGTATTTGAATTTGTCTGCTTATATCATCAACGAACACGACACAATCGATGCCACTTTATATAatagcaacaacaacaataataataatacttga
- the LOC101217770 gene encoding ultraviolet-B receptor UVR8 isoform X1, producing the protein MEESGTRPSSGKLSGKVVAISAGEAHTLVLTGDGRVYSWGRGMFGRLGTGAESDELFPVRVKLGSGEENLKVVAIAAGSYHSLALTDDGSVWCWGYNIYGQLGFDGGNSATPCLLKQFLELEPPESLTEESGSKSKGSLKICDIKAGGQISFAIDDLGALWMWGNCPKPSGENEVGLSYVSSFTPSPVWEFHGHTVVKVACGNEHIVALVSVGETYNKAEDLVCYSWGDNSHGQLGLGDKDSRACPQIIETFNEASPWAVYEVACGAFHTALLSHSKRPCDTLESVCWTFGLGENGQLGHGTTQNEFLPQPVKELPQSVSLISVACGLFHTSVVSSGGDLWSWGMERGLGLCPDASFTGTNTGDAISPLSIFCSGTESPKFLDPVQVACGAAHTVIVAHDGYKLWSWGRGRSGVLGNGKAVDCFTPTVVLWPPLNEDFDQEETETKCEEDKVEENKTEEDKVEENKIEEVTEENKKLLMAMEEIKLLLDKLSIMERYASFLHGSIFGKPFQEGDIPLSLRNSGSFDIAKEWESMLESSDRSNLLRLETVYQNMLASIKDKILKKRVQELVKEFLQSATPPN; encoded by the exons ATGGAGGAGTCCGGAACTCGACCTTCTTCCGGTAAGTTGTCTGGTAAAGTCGTCGCAATTTCCGCCGGTGAAGCTCACACTCTCGTTCTCACAG GAGATGGCAGAGTGTATTCATGGGGAAGGGGAATGTTTGGGCGGCTCGGGACGGGTGCGGAATCGGATGAGCTGTTCCCCGTTCGAGTTAAGCTTGGTTCGGGGGAAGAGAATCTCAAAGTTGTGGCGATTGCTGCTGGTTCTTATCATAGCCTCGCTCTTACTG ATGATGGTTCGGTTTGGTGCTGGGGTTACAATATCT ATGGCCAACTTGGATTTGATGGCGGGAATTCCGCCACCCCCTGCTTGCTGAAGCAGTTCCTTGAGTTGGAACCTCCAGAATCTTTGACAGAAGAATCAGGCTCAAAGAGTAAGGGATCACTAAAG ATTTGTGACATCAAAGCTGGGGGGCAGATTTCTTTTGCAATTGACGATCTTGGAGCACTATGGATGTGGGGTAATTGTCCAAAACCAAGCGGTGAGAATGAAGTTGGCTTATCTTATGTTAGCAGCTTCACACCCTCTCCAGTGTGGGAGTTCCATGGCCATACCGTTGTTAAGGTTGCTTGTGGAAATGAGCATATTGTGGCTCTAGTTAGTGTTGGGGAAACCTACAATAAAGCTGAAGACTTAGTTTGCTACTCCTGGGGAGATAATTCTCACGGTCAATTAGGCCTGGGAGATAAAGATAGCAGAGCATGCCCCCAAATTATCGAGACATTTAATGAGGCTTCCCCTTGGGCAGTGTACGAAGTAGCATGCGGGGCATTCCATACTGCTTTACTAAGTCACAGTAAGAGACCATGTGACACCTTAGAAAGTGTGTGTTGGACATTTGGTCTGGGGGAAAACGGACAGCTTGGGCATGGCACCACCCAAAATGAATTCCTTCCTCAGCCTGTAAAAGAGTTGCCACAATCTGTATCTCTGATCTCAGTCGCTTGTGGCCTATTTCATACAAGTGTTGTTTCATCAGGTGGAGATCTGTGGTCTTGGGGAATGGAAAGGGGACTTGGCCTTTGTCCAGATGCTAGTTTTACTGGAACCAACACGGGCGATGCTATATCTCCCCTATCCATCTTCTGTAGTGGCACTGAATCACCAAAATTTTTGGATCCTGTTCAAGTTGCTTGTGGGGCTGCTCATACTGTTATAGTTGCACATGATGGATATAAATTGTGGTCGTGGGGACGAGGAAGAAGCGGGGTTCTTGGTAATGGCAAGGCAGTCGACTGTTTTACTCCCACAGTTGTGTTGTGGCCTCCACTTAATGAGGATTTCGATCAAGAGGAAACTGAAACCAAATGCGAGGAAgataaagttgaagaaaataaaaccgAGGAAgataaagttgaagaaaataaaatcgaGGAAGTAAccgaagaaaacaaaaagctGTTAATGGCTATGGAGGAAATAAAACTTCTTCTAGATAAATTATCTATCATGGAACGGTATGCAAGCTTTCTTCATGGCTCAATATTTGGAAAACCTTTCCAAGAGGGAGATATCCCACTATCATTGCGAAATTCTGGTTCCTTCGACATTGCTAAGGAATGGGAAAGCATGTTGGAGTCATCAGATCGATCAAATCTTTTAAGGTTGGAGACGGTTTATCAAAATATGCTGGCAAGTATTAAAGACAAGATATTGAAGAAAAGGGTCCAGGAGCTTGTGAAGGAGTTTCTTCAATCAGCAACACCCCCAAATTAG
- the LOC101217770 gene encoding ultraviolet-B receptor UVR8 isoform X2, which produces MFGRLGTGAESDELFPVRVKLGSGEENLKVVAIAAGSYHSLALTDDGSVWCWGYNIYGQLGFDGGNSATPCLLKQFLELEPPESLTEESGSKSKGSLKICDIKAGGQISFAIDDLGALWMWGNCPKPSGENEVGLSYVSSFTPSPVWEFHGHTVVKVACGNEHIVALVSVGETYNKAEDLVCYSWGDNSHGQLGLGDKDSRACPQIIETFNEASPWAVYEVACGAFHTALLSHSKRPCDTLESVCWTFGLGENGQLGHGTTQNEFLPQPVKELPQSVSLISVACGLFHTSVVSSGGDLWSWGMERGLGLCPDASFTGTNTGDAISPLSIFCSGTESPKFLDPVQVACGAAHTVIVAHDGYKLWSWGRGRSGVLGNGKAVDCFTPTVVLWPPLNEDFDQEETETKCEEDKVEENKTEEDKVEENKIEEVTEENKKLLMAMEEIKLLLDKLSIMERYASFLHGSIFGKPFQEGDIPLSLRNSGSFDIAKEWESMLESSDRSNLLRLETVYQNMLASIKDKILKKRVQELVKEFLQSATPPN; this is translated from the exons ATGTTTGGGCGGCTCGGGACGGGTGCGGAATCGGATGAGCTGTTCCCCGTTCGAGTTAAGCTTGGTTCGGGGGAAGAGAATCTCAAAGTTGTGGCGATTGCTGCTGGTTCTTATCATAGCCTCGCTCTTACTG ATGATGGTTCGGTTTGGTGCTGGGGTTACAATATCT ATGGCCAACTTGGATTTGATGGCGGGAATTCCGCCACCCCCTGCTTGCTGAAGCAGTTCCTTGAGTTGGAACCTCCAGAATCTTTGACAGAAGAATCAGGCTCAAAGAGTAAGGGATCACTAAAG ATTTGTGACATCAAAGCTGGGGGGCAGATTTCTTTTGCAATTGACGATCTTGGAGCACTATGGATGTGGGGTAATTGTCCAAAACCAAGCGGTGAGAATGAAGTTGGCTTATCTTATGTTAGCAGCTTCACACCCTCTCCAGTGTGGGAGTTCCATGGCCATACCGTTGTTAAGGTTGCTTGTGGAAATGAGCATATTGTGGCTCTAGTTAGTGTTGGGGAAACCTACAATAAAGCTGAAGACTTAGTTTGCTACTCCTGGGGAGATAATTCTCACGGTCAATTAGGCCTGGGAGATAAAGATAGCAGAGCATGCCCCCAAATTATCGAGACATTTAATGAGGCTTCCCCTTGGGCAGTGTACGAAGTAGCATGCGGGGCATTCCATACTGCTTTACTAAGTCACAGTAAGAGACCATGTGACACCTTAGAAAGTGTGTGTTGGACATTTGGTCTGGGGGAAAACGGACAGCTTGGGCATGGCACCACCCAAAATGAATTCCTTCCTCAGCCTGTAAAAGAGTTGCCACAATCTGTATCTCTGATCTCAGTCGCTTGTGGCCTATTTCATACAAGTGTTGTTTCATCAGGTGGAGATCTGTGGTCTTGGGGAATGGAAAGGGGACTTGGCCTTTGTCCAGATGCTAGTTTTACTGGAACCAACACGGGCGATGCTATATCTCCCCTATCCATCTTCTGTAGTGGCACTGAATCACCAAAATTTTTGGATCCTGTTCAAGTTGCTTGTGGGGCTGCTCATACTGTTATAGTTGCACATGATGGATATAAATTGTGGTCGTGGGGACGAGGAAGAAGCGGGGTTCTTGGTAATGGCAAGGCAGTCGACTGTTTTACTCCCACAGTTGTGTTGTGGCCTCCACTTAATGAGGATTTCGATCAAGAGGAAACTGAAACCAAATGCGAGGAAgataaagttgaagaaaataaaaccgAGGAAgataaagttgaagaaaataaaatcgaGGAAGTAAccgaagaaaacaaaaagctGTTAATGGCTATGGAGGAAATAAAACTTCTTCTAGATAAATTATCTATCATGGAACGGTATGCAAGCTTTCTTCATGGCTCAATATTTGGAAAACCTTTCCAAGAGGGAGATATCCCACTATCATTGCGAAATTCTGGTTCCTTCGACATTGCTAAGGAATGGGAAAGCATGTTGGAGTCATCAGATCGATCAAATCTTTTAAGGTTGGAGACGGTTTATCAAAATATGCTGGCAAGTATTAAAGACAAGATATTGAAGAAAAGGGTCCAGGAGCTTGTGAAGGAGTTTCTTCAATCAGCAACACCCCCAAATTAG